CGTGATCGTCCTCTTCTCCGGCATCCTCCAGATCGTGCTGGGCCTGGTGAAACTGGGCCGGATGTTCCAGGCGATCTCCATCGCCGTCGTGCAGGGCATGCTCGCCGGCATCGGACTGCCGCTGATGTTCAGCCAGCTCTACCCGATGTCCGACTCCAAGGCGCCGGGCACCCCCTTGGACAACATGGCGGGCGTCCCCGGCCTGATCGCCGACACCGTGACGAACCCGCAGGCGCTGATCGCGGCCGGGCTCGGGATCGTCACGATCGTGCTGAGCTTCGTGTGGAAGCAGGTGCCGGGGCCGGTCAAGAAGATTCCGGCCGCGCTCGTGGCCGTCGGGATCGGTATCGCGGTCGCCTCGTTGCCGGGCGTCGAGGTGAAGACGCTCCAGGTCGGCAATCTGCTGGCGTCCGTGGACGTGCCGGGGCCGGAGCAACTGTCCGGGCTGGCCAGCGCCGGGGTCATCACGGCGATCCTCACCTTCACCGTGATCGCGTCGGCGGAGAGTCTGTTCACCGCCGCCGCGGTGGACCGGATGCACGACGGTCCGCGCACCCGGTACAACACCGAGCTCATCGCCCAGGGCGCGGGCAACACCGTCGCCGGCGTCCTCGGCGCGCTGCCCATCACCGCGGTCGTCGCGCGCACCTCGGCGAACGTGCAGGCCGGTGCCAAGACCCGCCTCTCCCGTACGCTGCACGGCCTCTGGCTGCTCGCCTTCGCGCTGCTGCTGCCGCAGGTGCTGGCGCTGATCCCGATCTCGGTGCTCGCGGGTGTCCTCGTGCACAGCGGGTGGAAGTTGTTCGCGCCGGAACAGTTCCCGAAGATGTGGCGGCAGGACCGGGGCGAGTTCGCGGTCATGACGCTGACGACGCTGGTCATCACGGCGACCGCGCTGCTCGAAGGGGTGCTGTTCGGGCTGGCCGCGGGTGTGGTGCTGGCCGCGCTGCGGATGTCGCAGACCGTCATCCGGCAGCACATCGAGGACGACACGGCGAAGGTCGTCATGGCGGGCAACGCGACGTTCCTGCGGCTGCCGAAGCTGATCGACGCGCTGGAGGGCGCGGCCGCCTCCGGCAAGCCGCGCATCCGGCTGGACCTGCTCGGCGTGACCCACCTCGACCATGCCTGCCGCAGCCAGATCGAGGAGTTCGTGGCGCAGCAGCGGGGTGCCGGGCTGCGGGTGGAACTGCTGATGCCGGACCTCACGAAGCTGCCCGCGGCGGCCGAGCCACGTGCCGCGCGGGAGGAGCCCGCGTTCACGGAGGTGCCGGAGCCGGTGTCGACGGAGGTGTGGGACTACGCGACGGTCGGTACGGCGGCGGTGGGGGGTACGGGCCCGATGCCGGCCGGGACCGGGGCCGGGCCGGGGCCCGACGCCGAGTGGTTCTATCTCGACACCCGGCCGATGCCGGGGGTGCCGGAGTCCCGGCCACCGTTGTCGCGCCGGGGGCGCGACTGGGCGGACTGACCGGAGGCGCGGGTCCGGGCTCGGACTCGGACTCGGGCTCGGGCTCGGGGGAGGGCGCGGGGTGCGGGGGAGGGCGCGGGTTCGGGCGCGGGGTGCGGGCGCGGGGTGCGGGCGGGTGCGGGCTGATCGCGCCGTTCCCCGCGTTCCGCTGGAAGCCTCTCCCGGACCCGCGATCGCCACACCTCCCGCAACACCCCCACCCGGTCTACGCTGGAAGACGCCCCAGGAGCCCTTCGGGAAGGCGGCGTCATGACCGGCTGGAACGTGCGCGACATCCCCGATCAGCACGGCCGCTCCGTCGTCGTCACCGGCGCCAACAGCGGCATCGGCTACGCCGCCGCAAGGGAGCTCGCCCGCCGGGGCGCCCATGTCGTCCTCGCCTGCCGGAGTGCTGAGCGGGGTGCCGCGGCGCTGGAGCGGATGAGTGCCGAAGTGCCGGACGGCGACATCGAGTTGATGCGGCTCGACCTCGGGGACCTGGGCTCCGTACGGGAGTTCGCCCACGCCTACGCGCAGGCGAGCGACCGGCTGGACCTGCTCGTCAACAACGCCGGTGTGATGGCCGTGGCGCGGAGCCGTACGGCCGACGGCTTCGAGACCCAGTTCGGGACCAACCACCTCGGCCACTTCGCCCTCACCGGTCTGCTCCTGCCGGCCCTGCTCGCCACCCCCGGCGCCCGCGTCGTGACCGTCTCCAGCACGATGCACCTGCGGGCGAACATCGACATCGGCGACCTCAACAGCGAGCGCAAGTACGGACGTTGGCTCGCCTACGGCCGCTCCAAGACCGCCAACCTGCTGTTCACGCACGAGCTGGCCCGCCGCCTGGCGGCAAACGGCTCGGAGGTGATCGCCGCCGCCGCGCACCCCGGCTACGCGTCCACCAACCTCCAGACGGCCGGACCCAGCGCCGAGGGCCGCAAGGGCGTCGAACGCTTCATGCGGATCGGCAACCGCTTCTTCGCCCAGTCCGCCGAAGCGGGCGCCCTGCCCACCCTCTACGCGGCGACCGCGCCCGACGTACGCCCCGACTCCTTCATCGGCCCGTCCTTCGTGATGTGGCGCGGCACCCCGGCACCCTCCCTCCGAGCCTCCTGGACCCGCAACGACCGGGCGGGCGAACGCCTGTGGGCGGCGTCGGAAGAACTCACCGGGATCACGTACGAGGGCCTGAAGGCCTGACGCGTAACGCGCCTAACGCGTAACGCGCGTGGCGCGCAGGACCGTATCTTCGTTCGGTCGACTGCGCGCCACGCGCGGAGGACGGTCGGGCGGGACCACCCGGAGGCTGGGCCAGGGCTTACGCGGCCCGCACCTCGTACGCCGTGATCCGTACCGTCTCGTCGTCCAGGCACTGCCCGGTCTCCAGGTCGAAGCGCTGCTTCAGGAGCGGGGAGGCGACGAAGGGGCGGCCCTGGTGGCTGCCGGTGAGGCCCCGGGAGAGGACGGCGGCGCCGCCGAAGGGGTCGCGGTTGTCGATGGCGTACAGCTTGCCCGCGCGGTCGAGGAACAGCGCGGCCTGGTTGCCGTCGGGGAGCAGGGCGGCCACGCCGCGGCCCGGGATCAGCAGGGCCAGGTCGCAGACCGTGAACCAGCCGTCCGCCAGCCGCAGCTGGACCTTGACATCGATCTTCTCGGGGGCGAGGGTCATCGCTGGGCGCTTCCTTCCAGGACATCGGCGGGCCGCAGGCCGATGGACAGCAGGGGCAGGTCGGGCTTGATCTGGTCGCGCTCGGGCACGAAGCCGACGACCGGGTCCGGGGTGTCCGGGGCGTTGACGAAGGACACGAACCGGGCGAGCTTCTCGGGGTCGTTGATGGTGGAGGCCCACTCGTCGGCGTAGTGCGAGACGTGGTCCGCCATCAGCGACTCCAGCTCCTCGCAGATGCCGAGGGAGTCCTCCACGACCACGTCCCGGATGTGGTCCAGGCCGCCGGGGATCCGCTCCAGCCACGTCGAGGTCCGCTCCAGGCGGTCGGCGGTGCGGATGTAGAACATCAGGAAACGGTCGATCAGCTTGATCAGTTCGGCGTCGGAGAGGTCCTGGGCCAGCAGGTCCGCGTGGCGCGGGGTGGCGCCGCCGTTGCCGCCCACGTACAGGTTCCAGCCGTTGGAGGTGGCGATGACGCCGAAGTCCTTCGACTGGGCCTCGGCGCACTCACGGGCGCAGCCCGAGACCGCCGACTTCAGCTTGTGGGGCGACCTGAGCCCCCGGTAGCGCAGCTCCAGGTCGATCGCCATGCGGACCGAGTCCTGGACGCCGTAGCGGCACCAGGTCTGGCCGACGCAGGACTTCACCGTACGCAGCGACTTGCCGTAGGCGTGGCCCGACTCGAAGCCGGCGTCCACCAACCGGGTCCAGATGACGGGCAGTTGCTCGACGCGGGCGCCGAACATGTCGATCCGCTGCCCACCCGTGATCTTCGTGTAGAGACCGAAGTCGCGGGCGATCTCGCCGATCACGATCAGGCCCTCGGGGGTGATCTCACCGCCGGGGATGCGCGGGACGACCGAGTACGAGCCGTTCTTCTGCAGGTTGGCCAGGAAGTGGTCGTTGCTGTCCTGCAGGGCCGCCTGCTCGCCCTCCAGGACGTAGCCGCTCGCGCCGATGGTCGGGGCGAGGGACGCGATGATCGAGGCGACCGCGGGCTTGCAGATCTCGCAGCCGTCGCCGCCCTTGGCCTCGTCGCGGCCGTACCGGTCCAGCAGGTCCTGGTACGTGTTGATGCGCAGCGCGAGGACGATCTCGTACAGCTCCTCGCGGGTCTGCGAGAAGCAGCCGCACAGGCCCTTGTCGACGACGACGCCGCTGGCCTCGAGCTCGGCGGTGACGAGCTGGCCGAGGACCTTGACGCAGGAACCGCAGGTCGTGCCCGCCTTGGTGCACTTCTTCACCTCGGGCACCGTGGTGCACTGGTGGTCGGTGACCGCCGCGCGGATCGTGCCCTTGCGGACGTTGTTGCAGGAGCAGATGATCGCGTCGTCCGGCAGCGCGGTCGGACCGAGCTGGGCGGACTCGCCGGCACCGGCGGGCAGCACCAGCGACTCGGGCGAGACCGGCGGGACCGACCCGGTGAAGGCCTTCAGCGTGCCGTACGCCTCCGCGTCACCGACCAGGATGCCGCCGAGCAGCTCGCCGCCCCGGCCGATGACCAGCTTCTTGTAGATGCCGGAGCGGGAGTCGGAGTACACGACGTCCAGGCAGTCGGCGGTCGCGCCGTGCGCGTCACCGAAGGAGGCCACGTCGACGCCGAGGAGCTTCAGCTTGGTGGACAGGTCGGCGCCGGTGAAGGCGGCCTCGTCGGCGGCGATGGTCGCGGCGGCCGTCTCGGCCTGCTCGTAACCGGGCGCCACCAGGCCGTACACCCGGCCGTCGGAGGCCAGCGCGCACTCGCCGATCGCGAAGACGTGCGGGTCGTTGACGGTCCGGCACTGCTCGTCGACGCTGATGCCGCCGCGCTCGCCGACCGTCAGACCGCAGTCGCGGGCGAGCTGGTCGCGGGGGCGGACACCGGCGGAGAACACCACCATGTCGGTGGCGAGTTCGGAGCCGTCGGACAGCTTCATGCCGGTGACCGAGCCGTCCTCGCCGACGACGATCTCCTGCGTGCCCACCCCGGTGTGGACCGACAGGCCCATGTCCTCGATGGTGCGCAGCAGCGCGGCACCACCGCCGTCGTCCACCTGCACCGGCATCAGCCGGGGCGCGAACTCCACGATGTGGGAGGTGAGTCCGAGACCCTTCAGCGCGCCGGCCGCCTCAAGTCCGAGCAGACCGCCGCCGACCACGGCACCGACCTCGGCCGTCTTCGCGTACTCCTCGATCGCGAGCAGGTCCTCGATCGTGCGGTAGACGAAGCAGCCCGTGGCGTCCTTGTTCGGGACCGGCGGCACGAAGGGGAACGAGCCGGTGGCGAGGACGAGGATGTCGTACTGGAAGACCTGCCCGGAGCGTGCGGTGACCTTCTTCGACTCACGGTCGATCGTCTCGGCCGGGTCGCCGACGAACAGCTCGATGCCGTGCGTCTCGATGAACTCCATGTCGGTCATCGACAGGTCCTCGGGCGTCTTGCCCGCGAAGTACGAGGTGAGCGCCACCCGGTCGTACGCCGGGCGCGGCTCCTCGCAGAGCACGACGACGCGGTGCGTGGCGGTCAGGCCGCGCTCGGCGAGTGCTTCGAGGAAGCGCTGGCCGACCATGCCGTGGCCGACGAGCACGATCGTGGGGGTGGCCCCCAGGGTGGCGGACATTCAGGAGCCTCCATCGTTGGTGAGCAGGTGGAGCAGGGGAGCGCCGTTCGCGGGGAGCGGCTCCGCTCCCTCCCAGGCGCGGGCGAGCGCGCCGACGGTGCCGAGTTCGCCGACGAGCACTCCGCCGACCAGGCGGTCGTCGCGGACGACGACCTTGCGGTAGGTGCCGCGCGTGGCGTCGGCCAGCTGGATGACGTCGTCACCGGGCAGCGGCTCGGGCTCGCCGAACGCGGCGAGGTCGAGGAAGTCCGCTCCGGCGAGCGTCAGCCGGGTCAGGGCGCGGGTGCCGGTGTACCGGGACTCCGCGTTCCCCGCGAGCAACTCGGCCAGGACATCGGCCTGTTCGAGCGCCGGGGTGGCGAGTCCGTACACGGTGCCCTCGAACTGGGCGCAGTCGCCGATGGCGTGGATGCGCGGGTCGGAGCTGCGCAGTTCCTCGTCGACGATGACGCCCTTGTGCACCGCGAGTCCCGCCTCCTGGGCGAGGCCCACGCGGGGGTGCACCCCGCAGGCGATGACCACGAGGTCGGCGTCGAGGGTGTACCCGTCCGCCATCGACACCGACCGCACCGTCCCGCCGACACTGCGCACGGCACGTACGCGCGTCTCGGTGTGCACCTCGACGCCGAGGTCGACGAGGTGCCGCCGGACCAGCTTCGAGGCGGACGGGTCGAGTTGACGTTCCATCAGGCGCTCGCCCTGCTGGGCGAGAACGACCTGGGCGCCGCGCAGGGCGAGCGCGCGGGAGGCGGAGACCCCGAGGAGCCCGCCCCCGATGACGACGGCCCGCGCGCCCGGCCGTACGGCCTTGGACAGGCCCATGCAGTCGTCCATGGTTCGGAAGGCGTGCACCCCGTCGGGGAACTCGTGCCGCTCCGGGTCCCAGAGGCCGCGCAGCGGCGGCAGCACCGGGTTCGAGCCGGTCGCGAGGACCAGCCTGTCGTACGCGATCTCCGTACCGTCCGCGAGATGTACGGCTCGCATCTCGCGGTCGATACGGACCGCCCGGCCGCGCGTCAGCTCGGCAGGGGCGGGCAACGCGATGACCTCGGGCGCGTACCGCCCGGCCAGCACCTCGGCGAGCAGCACCCGGTTGTAGGGTGTGTGCTCCTCCTCGCCCACCAGCGTGGCGGGCATGCCGAGCTCTCCGAGCCGCCGGGCGAGACGTACGCCCGCGAGGCCGGAGCCGATCACCACCACACGCTCATTCGAGGTCATGTCCTTGAGCGTGCGGTGCCGGTGTTACCCGACCGCATCGCATCTGTTTCCCACGAGGAACGCTGCCCTCCCTGTGGCCCCGAGTGGAGTGTGAGGGGTTTCCGTCAGGACCGGGTGGGGTGTGAGGACACCGGGGCTCACCCTGCTGACCTGGTGATACGAGGGTCATGCGGGCGTATACGGGAGAACGGGCCGGGGCGCGGGCGGGGACGGGCGCGCCGGGGCGCGGTGCCGTAGGTCACGTCGGGCGGGGCCGTGGCGAAACATTCGGGGGGCGGCCCGGCCGGGCCGGGGCGGCGGGAGTGGCGCCTGGCGGCCGCCGGCCGCCGCTGGTCGGGCCTCGTCCCCCGGCCCTCGGTTGCTGATGCGCGTCCTACCGGTCCGTGCCCAGTCGGCCCGTCGGCTCCCCGGGGGTCGGTGTCTGTGTCTGTGACGGTGTCTGTGTCGGTGTCTGTGTCTGTGACGACTTGGTGGCGCGGCTGCCGGTGAGGTGGGCGAAGACGACCACGTTTCCCTGGTAGCCGGTCGTCCGCGAGTATCCGCCGCCGCAGGTGATGACCCGCAGCTCGGGCCTCGGCGCGGCCCCGTACACCTTCTCGTCGGGGAAGTTCCGCGCGTCGTACACCTCCACCGCGTCCACCGTGAACAGGGCGGCACCGCCGTCCCGCCGGTCCAGCTCGATGGTGGCGCCCCGCCGCAGCGCGCCGAGGCGGTAGAAGACGGCGGCGCCGTCGGCGTTGTCCACATGCCCGGCGACGATCGCGGTGCCCCGCTCACCCGGGGTCGTGCCGGCCTCGTACCAGCCCGCGAGATTCTTCTTCTCGGCGGGCGGGACGTCGAGGCTGCCGGTGGGCGTCAGACCGAGCCCCATGAGCGGCGCGTCGACACGGAGGGAGGGGATGCGGATCCGAACGGGCGGGGAAGGCGGCAGCGCGACGGCCGCCGGGCCGTCGTGCCCCGGGTCGCTCCACCTGCCCGACGTCCCCGACGCGCCGTCCGATCGGCTGTGGGCCTGCGCGGCCGACGGCTGCGGCGGCGCGTGCGACGCGGTGCCGGTGTGCAGCAGCCACGCGCCCGAACAGAGGGCCACCACGGTGACCCCGGCTATGACGGCATTGGCGAGCCGACGCACAGAAACCTCCTCATGGGCCGACGGGCGCCCCGTGGGACGTGCCGCGAGCTGGTGTCCCCTTGTTCCTCCCCTCCGGGCCGAGGGGCGTGGGCCCGGAGGGGAGGAGGGGACGGCGGTACCGGCGGACGGACGGCGGAGGGTGTCCGTCAGATCCCGTCGCCTCTCGCCCGGCGATGCAGGAGCCAGGTACCGCCCGCGGCGGCGACGGCCAGGGCCGCCACACCCGCCGCGGTCTGCACGGGGTCGGGACCGAGTGCGCCACCGACCCCCGTCTTCACACTTCCCCTCGGATACGTCGGCTGCCCGGTCCGCGTGCCGGTGAGGGAGACCACCAGGTCGCCGGTGACCGGTTTGCCGTCGGCGCAGGTCGCGACGATCTCGTACGTCCCCGGCTGCGCGCTCGGCGGTACCTCGAACCGCCCGCCGAGCCGCTCCTGCCCGGCGCCGGGTGCGAGCGGGAAGGAGCCGGCGCCGACGGCGCTGGCGTCCCCCGTCGCGGTACCGTCCGCGCCGCAGGCCGCCGTGCGGACGGTGACCTCGTCGCCGGGGACGACACCGGCGGGGGACAGTTCGAGCCGTCCGGTGCCCGCCCCGCCGTACGCGGGCGTGGTGGCGAGGGCCGCGAAGGTGAGGGCGAGCGCGGTCGTGGTGATCGGCCGGGCGGAACGTCGCATCGTGCTGCCTCCTCCGAGAGTCCTCCGTTCCCTTCCGAGGTAAGTGCCTTTCCGGCCCGCGCGCTTCCTGATGAAGCGTCAGAAATGAGGTGAATGGGTGTCAGGGGGCGGGCGGGGGAAGACGGGACGGCGGGTGTTTGGCCAGGTCATGGGGGGTGATTGCGGGGGGTGCGGAGAGAAGGGACGCGCTGGGCGACCGGTGGGGGTGTGAACGGGTGACCGGGGGCGGCGGCGCGGCCTGCCGGGAGGGGGGATCGGCGAGGTCGGACGCGGCTTGACCTCAAGCAAAGTTGAGGTACCACGCTGATGGCCATGAAGACCGCCACGAACACCCACACCGGTACCCAGACCCAGACCCAGACCCAGACCCAGACCCACACGGATACTGACCCGGCGCCCGATCCCTCCTCCACCCCCGCCACCGACTCCGCGCCCTCCTCCGCCACCCCTGTGCGGGTGACGCTGGTCATCGGCAGCAACCGCACCGGCCGCTTCGGGTCGGTGATCGCCGACTGGTTGCTGGGCCGGGTCCGGGAGCACGACGGCTTCGAGGTCGACGTGGTGGACGTCGCGGAGGCCGACCTGCCGACGACGTTCGCGCCGACCGCCGAGGTCGCGGCCCGGCTGGCCGAGATCACCCCGAAGCTGGCGGAGGCGGAGGCGTTCATCGTCGTGACCCCCGAGTACAACCACTCGTACCCGGCGGCCCTGAAGAACCTCATCGACTGGCACTACCACGAGTGGCGGGCCAAGCCGGTGGCCCTGGTCTCCTACGGAGGCATCTCAGGGGGCCTTCGCGCGGCCGAGCACCTCCGTCAGGTCTTCGCCGAACTCCACGCCACCACGGTCCGGGACACGGTGTCCTTCCACAACGCCCACACCGCCTTCGACGACACCGGCCGCCTCCGCGAGCCGACCGCTCCGAACAAGGCGGCCCAGGTGATGCTGGACCAACTGTCCTGGTGGGGTCAGGCCTTGCGCGAGGCGAAGGAGAGGCGCCCGTACGGGGATTGAGGGCCGGCCCCTGGGAGGGCGCGGGGAACGGCGCGAGCAATCACACGCGACCCCGCACTACACCCCCCGCCCGACCCCCACATCAACAACCGCCTCCGGGCCCCCCGGACCCACCCCCCGGACCCTCCGGCGGCGCGGGATCGTCGGCCCCGGGCGCAACCACATCCGGGGGACCGGGCACGTCCTCGACGGGCGGGGTGTCGTCGGCGGGTGGTTCCACGGCGGGCGGGGCCTCTTCCACGGGTGGCTCCACCACGGGCGGGGCTTCGACCACGGGTGGTGCCTCCTCGGCGGGTGGCTCGACCGGAGGTGGGCCCTCTTCCGCGGGTGGGGCTTCTTCCGCGGGCGGTTCCGCCACGGGTGGTGCCTCCTCGGCGGGTGGCTCGACCGGAGGTGGGCCCTCTTCCACGGGTGGTTCCACGGCGGGCGGAGCCTCTTCCAGAGGTGGCTCCGTCACAGGCGGAACTTCGGCCACGGGCGGAGCCTCCTCCGCGGGTGGCTCGGCCACGGGCGGGGCCTCCTCCGCGGGTGGCTCGGCCACGGGCGGGGCCTCCTCTACGGGCGGCTCCACCGCAGGCCCAGCCGGCTCCGTAGGCCCCGGCCCCTCGGGCGCCGGTTCCTCGACATGCGGATCCTCGCCCGTCGGCACGTCATATCCCGGTTCCTCGCCCCCGGGCTCCCCGCCCCCGCTTCCTCACCCCCTGGCGATTCAGGAGCAGTCACCCCCGGCTCGCCCCCGCCCTCACCGGCGCCGGCCCCGGCGCCCCCACCACCGTCGACGTCCCCGCTCCCCAGCCCCACCTCGTCCTCGTCCTCGTCCGCCCCGCGAACCCTCCGCTCCTCCACGGCCCCGCCGTCACCCTCGACGCGAGGCGAGACCACCACGTCCGTGACCGCCCCCCGGCGCTCGACGACATCGGGGGTCGGGGCCTCGGGCCGATGCGGTGCGGGCGCCTGCGCGACCGGTACCCGCTGCGCGGGACCCGCCCCCGAGTCGAGGGGCCCGAGAACGATGCCGGTCACGACGGCGGCGGCAGCCACGGCCGCGCCGACCGCCGCGACGGTGGGCACCTTCACCGCACCCACGCCGCCCGGCCCGCTCGCCGCCTGCCGCACGGCGTGCAGCAACTGGCCACCCCCGTGCCCGCCCGCCGAACCGAACGCCGCGGCCGTACCGGCGGAGCCTCCCGTGAGGGCCATCAGCACCTTGCCCCCGCCGCCACCCACGACGAACACCAGCAGAGCCGGACCGACGAACGCGGGCAGCCGGTCGTTCGTGCGCATCAGCACGGCGAGCCGCGCCCTGCAGTCGTCGCACGCGTCCACATGGCTGAGCAGTTGCTCGGACTGCCGAGCGGTCGCGGCACCGCGCACATACGCCGGCATACGCCCCCAACGCACCTGGCACGCCGGGTCGATCGGCGCCCCGGGCTGCTCGCGCAGGAACGCCTGGCGCATCCCCTCGCGCGCCCGGTGCAGCAGTACCGCCGTCGCGCCCTGCTTCGCGCCGATGCGCCGCCCGACCGTCTCCAGCGGCTGCCCCTCCGCCTCGGCCAGCCACAGCGCCTGCACCCACCGCTCGGGCAGCTGGCCGAGCACCCGTACCAACAGATCGACGGAGGAGACCTGTTCGGCGGGGTCGGCGGCGTCGGGCACCCGGACATCGACCTCGGCGCGCTCGGGAGCCGTCGGATCCAGCGGTGTCTCCCGCGTGGCGGTGGAGCCCACCGTCGCCGCGAGATGCCGCACCGTCGTCATCAGGTACGCGGGCACGTTGTCGATCTCGTGGCCCCCGGAGAGCCGCCGCCACACACGGAAGTGCGCCTCGGCGACGAGGTCCTCGGCGGTCCAGGAGTTCCGGGTGAGGGAGCGGGCGTACGCGACGAGGCGCGGATGCTGTTCCTCGTAGATCCGGGTGTACGCGGCGGTCGCGGACCCGGACGGGCCGTCGGTCATGGCGGGAACGCTCTCCAGTCGCCTGCTGATGGGATGGGAGGTGAGGATGATTTTGTATGTCGAGATGACAAAAATCTCAAGTAATCACACAAAGTGACACGCGTCACAGCGGGTAACTTCGAAAGCGGCGTAATACATGGGGGCTTGGCGCGGTCGACAGGGTGATCCGCCCGAAGAAACATCTGACGCACGCATGAACGCGCGGCATCCGAGCATCCGAAGAGCCCGAACCACGTGAAGAAGCTCATGCGCCTGAAGCACCTGATGCACCTAAAGCACCTGATGCACCTGAAGCACCGGAAGCGCCCCAACTGGAGACCGCCCATGCCCCACGCCCGGCCCGCCCGCCCCACACCGCCCGCCCTCGAACAGAGCGCACGCGCCCGCCTGATCACCCCCTCCTACGACGAGATCCCGGTACGCACCACCCTGCGCTACACCCCTGACGACCCTTTCGCCGTGCACATCGACTTCCCGTCCGGTGCCTCCGCCGACGACGCGGACGTGACGTGGGCGTTCGCCCGCACGCTCCTGGCGGAGGGCCTGACCGCCCCGGCCGGGATCGGCGACGTACATCTGTGGCCCTGCGGCCCGGCGCACACCGTCGTGGAACTCCACTCGCCGCACGGCATGGCCATGATCCGTTTCGACACGCCCTCGCTCCGCCGCTTCCTGCACCGCTCGTACGCCGTCGTCGCGCTCGGCGGCGAAGACCTGGACTCGGCGCTCGACGCCGGTCTCACGTCCCTGCTGGGTGGGGTCTGAGGCGTCAGCCCGCGGCGCCCGCTATGTTCGATCCGATCGTCCGGATGTTCGGAGTGGGCATGCAGAAGACAGAGGGACCGGCCGGCCGGGCCGGGCTGGGGGCAAGACCGTGAGCGAGGCGGTGAGCAGGACCACGAACAGCACCACGCACAACAGCACCACGCACAACAGCACCACGAGCGGCACCACGCACGGCACCAAGCACAGCGCCACCGCCGAAGCGGCCCTCGCCGCGGCGGAGGCCGATGACTTCGACCAGCCTGGACACGCCTGGCCCCGCCACTGGCCCCTGCTGCTCCTGGGCGCGGCCGTCCTCCCCGGTGTCGTGCTGTTCGGGGTGGGGCGGTGGATGGAGGAGCCGGCGGTGCAGGCGTGGCGGACCGTCTGCCTCTCCATCACCGTGCAGGCGCTGCCCTTCCTGCTGCTCGGGACGGCCCTCTCGGGTGCCATCAACGCCTTCGTCCCGGCGCGGGTGTTCACCCGGCTGCTGCCGAG
The DNA window shown above is from Streptomyces akebiae and carries:
- a CDS encoding SulP family inorganic anion transporter; amino-acid sequence: MSGAHGRRHAAGGGARRSHRNGQSGGPALPGYIPGPPSYAPDTAPHSASNAAPTFTSNAAPTFTSNSAPNSAQGSGDSPEWGGAEALGRDHPPPGSEGPRPGASAGRIDFGTEITASLVVFLVALPLCIGVAVASGVPAELGIISGVIGGLVVGAVRGSTLQVSGPAAGLAALVAETVMEFGVAMLGVIVLFSGILQIVLGLVKLGRMFQAISIAVVQGMLAGIGLPLMFSQLYPMSDSKAPGTPLDNMAGVPGLIADTVTNPQALIAAGLGIVTIVLSFVWKQVPGPVKKIPAALVAVGIGIAVASLPGVEVKTLQVGNLLASVDVPGPEQLSGLASAGVITAILTFTVIASAESLFTAAAVDRMHDGPRTRYNTELIAQGAGNTVAGVLGALPITAVVARTSANVQAGAKTRLSRTLHGLWLLAFALLLPQVLALIPISVLAGVLVHSGWKLFAPEQFPKMWRQDRGEFAVMTLTTLVITATALLEGVLFGLAAGVVLAALRMSQTVIRQHIEDDTAKVVMAGNATFLRLPKLIDALEGAAASGKPRIRLDLLGVTHLDHACRSQIEEFVAQQRGAGLRVELLMPDLTKLPAAAEPRAAREEPAFTEVPEPVSTEVWDYATVGTAAVGGTGPMPAGTGAGPGPDAEWFYLDTRPMPGVPESRPPLSRRGRDWAD
- a CDS encoding oxidoreductase, which translates into the protein MTGWNVRDIPDQHGRSVVVTGANSGIGYAAARELARRGAHVVLACRSAERGAAALERMSAEVPDGDIELMRLDLGDLGSVREFAHAYAQASDRLDLLVNNAGVMAVARSRTADGFETQFGTNHLGHFALTGLLLPALLATPGARVVTVSSTMHLRANIDIGDLNSERKYGRWLAYGRSKTANLLFTHELARRLAANGSEVIAAAAHPGYASTNLQTAGPSAEGRKGVERFMRIGNRFFAQSAEAGALPTLYAATAPDVRPDSFIGPSFVMWRGTPAPSLRASWTRNDRAGERLWAASEELTGITYEGLKA
- the nirD gene encoding nitrite reductase small subunit NirD, with product MTLAPEKIDVKVQLRLADGWFTVCDLALLIPGRGVAALLPDGNQAALFLDRAGKLYAIDNRDPFGGAAVLSRGLTGSHQGRPFVASPLLKQRFDLETGQCLDDETVRITAYEVRAA
- the nirB gene encoding nitrite reductase large subunit NirB, which produces MSATLGATPTIVLVGHGMVGQRFLEALAERGLTATHRVVVLCEEPRPAYDRVALTSYFAGKTPEDLSMTDMEFIETHGIELFVGDPAETIDRESKKVTARSGQVFQYDILVLATGSFPFVPPVPNKDATGCFVYRTIEDLLAIEEYAKTAEVGAVVGGGLLGLEAAGALKGLGLTSHIVEFAPRLMPVQVDDGGGAALLRTIEDMGLSVHTGVGTQEIVVGEDGSVTGMKLSDGSELATDMVVFSAGVRPRDQLARDCGLTVGERGGISVDEQCRTVNDPHVFAIGECALASDGRVYGLVAPGYEQAETAAATIAADEAAFTGADLSTKLKLLGVDVASFGDAHGATADCLDVVYSDSRSGIYKKLVIGRGGELLGGILVGDAEAYGTLKAFTGSVPPVSPESLVLPAGAGESAQLGPTALPDDAIICSCNNVRKGTIRAAVTDHQCTTVPEVKKCTKAGTTCGSCVKVLGQLVTAELEASGVVVDKGLCGCFSQTREELYEIVLALRINTYQDLLDRYGRDEAKGGDGCEICKPAVASIIASLAPTIGASGYVLEGEQAALQDSNDHFLANLQKNGSYSVVPRIPGGEITPEGLIVIGEIARDFGLYTKITGGQRIDMFGARVEQLPVIWTRLVDAGFESGHAYGKSLRTVKSCVGQTWCRYGVQDSVRMAIDLELRYRGLRSPHKLKSAVSGCARECAEAQSKDFGVIATSNGWNLYVGGNGGATPRHADLLAQDLSDAELIKLIDRFLMFYIRTADRLERTSTWLERIPGGLDHIRDVVVEDSLGICEELESLMADHVSHYADEWASTINDPEKLARFVSFVNAPDTPDPVVGFVPERDQIKPDLPLLSIGLRPADVLEGSAQR
- a CDS encoding NAD(P)/FAD-dependent oxidoreductase, with product MTSNERVVVIGSGLAGVRLARRLGELGMPATLVGEEEHTPYNRVLLAEVLAGRYAPEVIALPAPAELTRGRAVRIDREMRAVHLADGTEIAYDRLVLATGSNPVLPPLRGLWDPERHEFPDGVHAFRTMDDCMGLSKAVRPGARAVVIGGGLLGVSASRALALRGAQVVLAQQGERLMERQLDPSASKLVRRHLVDLGVEVHTETRVRAVRSVGGTVRSVSMADGYTLDADLVVIACGVHPRVGLAQEAGLAVHKGVIVDEELRSSDPRIHAIGDCAQFEGTVYGLATPALEQADVLAELLAGNAESRYTGTRALTRLTLAGADFLDLAAFGEPEPLPGDDVIQLADATRGTYRKVVVRDDRLVGGVLVGELGTVGALARAWEGAEPLPANGAPLLHLLTNDGGS
- a CDS encoding class F sortase, which produces MRRLANAVIAGVTVVALCSGAWLLHTGTASHAPPQPSAAQAHSRSDGASGTSGRWSDPGHDGPAAVALPPSPPVRIRIPSLRVDAPLMGLGLTPTGSLDVPPAEKKNLAGWYEAGTTPGERGTAIVAGHVDNADGAAVFYRLGALRRGATIELDRRDGGAALFTVDAVEVYDARNFPDEKVYGAAPRPELRVITCGGGYSRTTGYQGNVVVFAHLTGSRATKSSQTQTPTQTPSQTQTPTPGEPTGRLGTDR